One Spirochaeta africana DSM 8902 genomic window carries:
- the ybeY gene encoding rRNA maturation RNase YbeY, whose translation MENQVEVSCCRIDEPVWIPEVAPLVNRVLTGQGIKNVECSVVLCDNSYIAELNLCYRQLEGPTDVLSFCSDEGEGIPQPEGLHLPHPIGDIVVSLEYVQDNAVRFAVPYEQELRRVIIHGVLHLLGHDHRSNEESEPMLQLQEKLVQAGDILF comes from the coding sequence ATGGAAAATCAGGTTGAGGTTAGCTGTTGTCGGATCGATGAGCCGGTCTGGATCCCGGAAGTAGCACCACTGGTAAATCGGGTACTGACAGGGCAGGGCATAAAAAATGTGGAGTGCTCTGTGGTTTTATGCGATAATAGCTACATTGCCGAGCTGAATCTGTGCTACCGTCAACTGGAGGGGCCGACCGATGTCCTGTCTTTCTGCAGCGACGAGGGAGAGGGTATTCCACAGCCTGAGGGTTTACACCTGCCGCATCCAATCGGGGACATTGTGGTGTCGCTGGAGTACGTGCAGGATAATGCAGTGCGGTTTGCGGTACCTTATGAGCAGGAACTGCGGCGGGTGATTATCCATGGTGTCCTGCATTTGCTTGGCCATGATCATCGCAGCAACGAGGAATCTGAGCCAATGCTTCAGTTGCAGGAGAAGCTGGTACAAGCGGGGGATATACTGTTTTGA
- a CDS encoding PhoH family protein, with protein sequence MEDSIVVQATGLLQDLVGPNDANLHCIERLTGAEIIPRGNELLVQSDDDAVCELVHTIFDEIQRLFFQGRAIDPQLITAIYHGHSHGNQRTREDFQRESLVIPGGFQPVFPRTLNQSHMLKLLVERDINFVIGPAGTGKTFLAIAYALQEILEKKYRKLILSRPVVEAGESLGFLPGDLTQKLHPYLKPLYDAMETLVPREILQRLHDQNLIEVSPLAYMRGRSLNNCYIILDEAQNTTVEQMKMFLTRMGEHSKVVVTGDVTQIDLPKPHRSGLVHALRTLQSIDEIGVMRFTPGDVVRHPLVQKIITAYTRAEEENGKSG encoded by the coding sequence TTGGAAGATTCTATTGTGGTACAGGCAACCGGTCTCCTGCAGGATCTGGTTGGGCCGAACGATGCTAATCTGCACTGTATAGAGCGACTGACCGGGGCTGAGATCATACCCCGCGGGAATGAGCTGCTGGTCCAGAGCGATGACGATGCCGTTTGCGAGCTGGTGCACACCATCTTTGACGAAATTCAGCGCCTGTTTTTTCAGGGGCGTGCCATCGATCCCCAGCTGATAACTGCCATATACCACGGGCACTCGCACGGGAACCAGCGAACCCGGGAAGATTTTCAGCGTGAGTCCCTGGTGATCCCGGGCGGTTTTCAACCGGTCTTCCCTCGCACCCTGAATCAGTCACATATGCTCAAACTGCTGGTTGAGCGCGATATCAATTTTGTGATTGGCCCGGCAGGAACCGGCAAGACCTTTTTGGCAATTGCCTATGCGCTCCAGGAGATCCTGGAAAAGAAATACCGCAAGCTTATTCTCTCACGTCCGGTGGTCGAGGCAGGTGAAAGCCTCGGGTTCCTTCCCGGGGATTTGACACAGAAGCTGCATCCCTACCTCAAGCCACTCTACGATGCCATGGAAACACTTGTTCCCCGGGAAATTCTGCAGCGACTTCATGATCAGAATCTTATCGAGGTCTCCCCGCTGGCATACATGCGGGGACGCAGTTTGAATAACTGTTACATAATTCTTGACGAGGCCCAGAATACTACTGTGGAGCAGATGAAGATGTTTCTGACGCGCATGGGTGAGCACTCAAAGGTTGTGGTTACCGGTGATGTTACCCAGATAGATCTACCAAAGCCGCACCGGTCCGGTCTGGTACACGCCCTGCGAACCTTGCAGAGTATCGATGAAATCGGGGTGATGCGCTTTACCCCCGGCGATGTGGTTCGCCATCCGCTGGTGCAGAAGATTATTACCGCCTATACCAGGGCAGAGGAAGAGAATGGAAAATCAGGTTGA
- a CDS encoding LPS-assembly protein LptD, translated as MPKCQRCIIAGVVLLAFARLLPAQQAAPADLPQIITEPQAEGAQTTEAPPTVSDEDAPPSEERQWRDTAEILRRDIETADYYELLTMARQEGLATTGTAAQLRSRLYSHYSLSPPAADEADPQDQGVRIRVESAQETRFFEVAEVAQDMLILSGGVVLYLEEQSEGRRHRVQADRVVFNQSEEVITAQGNIIYSLERDNDVEEYRGETLTFRMQNWSGAFATGTTLRDRQIEDEQIEFSYTGEFITRSGSDVVVMEKGVITSSTADPPYYQIKADKIWIFAPGEWGLRHAVLYVGRVPLFYFPFYFNQGDEFFFSPGLASFPREGQAVYTTTYLYGQREEAESPVSVLQLAEAPDRSGRRRIEGLYYRDDDITEDDPEEDEGRMLKIMADLYSNLGGMLAVQGSYPSFGEVSNLNFFAGLGRTREIFPYAAGFSHWYEDIDEEELRSVWHTPYLLGSPFPFRYAFNASGQMSLNRLRLNAEWAYHSDPAFRRQQSRRNEDFQVLHIVTSPDPPEPSFSEPRFLRWQLSGSMRLPTAAPYISTLELQSYSLRLDWTARTIPDDQLEPEVLAADDSPMKRFFVPRELVAPSLGLNIAGTLIDSNRGRQTASSGNGGLPEGDGLFPLEPPWDTTDRTSPERGSGLFKLPPTQSSIAPPSRLTPLRYRLNYTAAPTLSVAAENLHQEINHPSESEFNPRYWQGIIRARPNLTQTVNVYEQYASITNQVTADLERQELWEPSADYADSDWDTARLRAQGNTKADFRASNSLSISPLRSIDSLRSSTVAYHFDTTLGQYRLRELEDPDPDDPRYDWESSPLDRDSITRHRVASNLQYQLFSFNQQLRVTHDLPPLDQRTEYNLTARYGWRWYSGSQTWRVVQEPDEPLDWRPLQFTNRLEASSRWFVNQQGTYVLDEQRLDSLRFNARAGYLTGNLNYSYMRPYVLTTEPVVGWEREEEAALVADTGRIGLQYEYQPDPFWRNRLVLSGGLDTSLAMNFQRFTESRMDVTFNFKMDLHQLFRLEFSSTSANSVVYAYVPELADQVGVPALNPVEDILNGFRFWDTEARRASNFNLSSIELNGIYRMGDWDLSFGYTGEPVLRPGAQQFEWDNVLSIDLIWKPIPELSTEITIDDEGIQY; from the coding sequence ATGCCAAAGTGTCAGCGCTGTATCATTGCAGGTGTCGTACTGCTCGCTTTTGCCCGTTTGCTTCCGGCGCAGCAGGCTGCTCCCGCTGATCTGCCGCAGATCATCACCGAGCCGCAGGCTGAGGGGGCGCAGACGACCGAGGCGCCACCGACAGTTTCGGATGAGGATGCCCCCCCGTCAGAGGAGCGTCAGTGGCGGGATACAGCAGAGATTCTGCGCCGTGATATCGAGACCGCCGACTATTATGAACTGCTGACTATGGCGCGTCAGGAAGGGCTGGCTACAACCGGCACCGCAGCTCAGCTGCGCTCCCGGTTGTACAGCCACTACTCACTGAGTCCTCCCGCAGCTGATGAGGCTGACCCGCAAGACCAGGGGGTGCGAATCAGGGTGGAATCAGCCCAGGAAACCCGGTTTTTCGAGGTTGCCGAGGTTGCGCAGGACATGCTGATTCTTTCTGGCGGGGTGGTGTTGTATCTGGAGGAACAGTCCGAGGGGCGGCGTCATCGGGTGCAGGCAGATCGGGTAGTGTTTAACCAGAGCGAAGAAGTGATTACCGCACAGGGCAATATTATCTACAGCCTGGAGCGCGATAATGATGTCGAGGAATACCGTGGCGAAACCCTCACCTTCCGGATGCAGAACTGGTCGGGAGCATTTGCTACCGGTACGACCCTGCGTGACCGGCAGATAGAGGACGAACAGATCGAGTTCAGTTACACCGGTGAGTTTATCACCCGCTCCGGGAGTGATGTGGTGGTCATGGAGAAAGGGGTCATTACCTCCTCGACAGCTGATCCGCCTTACTATCAGATCAAGGCCGACAAGATCTGGATTTTTGCCCCAGGGGAATGGGGCTTGCGACATGCCGTTCTGTATGTCGGTCGGGTCCCGCTGTTCTACTTTCCGTTCTATTTTAATCAAGGGGATGAGTTTTTCTTTTCCCCAGGGTTGGCATCGTTTCCGCGTGAGGGGCAGGCCGTGTACACCACCACCTACCTGTACGGTCAGCGTGAGGAGGCGGAAAGCCCGGTCTCGGTACTGCAGCTGGCCGAAGCCCCTGATCGCAGTGGACGACGCAGAATCGAGGGGCTGTACTATCGCGATGACGATATAACCGAGGATGATCCCGAGGAAGACGAAGGGCGGATGCTCAAGATCATGGCGGATCTGTACAGCAATCTTGGTGGCATGCTGGCAGTGCAGGGTAGCTATCCCAGCTTCGGAGAGGTTTCGAATCTGAACTTTTTTGCCGGTCTTGGTCGTACGCGTGAAATTTTTCCGTATGCTGCCGGCTTCAGTCACTGGTACGAGGATATCGACGAAGAGGAACTGCGCAGTGTCTGGCATACCCCGTATCTTCTGGGGAGTCCCTTTCCCTTTCGGTATGCATTCAATGCCAGTGGCCAGATGTCCCTGAACCGGCTGCGGCTGAATGCCGAGTGGGCCTATCATTCGGATCCGGCGTTTCGCCGTCAGCAATCGCGACGTAACGAAGACTTTCAGGTGCTGCACATCGTTACCAGCCCGGACCCGCCCGAGCCCAGCTTTTCTGAGCCCCGTTTTCTGCGCTGGCAGCTGAGCGGCAGCATGAGATTGCCGACGGCGGCTCCCTATATCTCTACCCTGGAACTACAGAGCTATTCCCTGCGTCTTGACTGGACCGCCCGTACCATCCCTGACGATCAGCTTGAGCCAGAGGTTCTGGCAGCCGATGACAGCCCCATGAAACGGTTTTTTGTGCCTCGGGAACTGGTTGCGCCCTCGCTCGGTTTGAACATCGCCGGCACCCTGATCGACAGTAATCGCGGTCGGCAGACGGCTTCGTCGGGAAATGGCGGGCTCCCGGAGGGTGACGGGCTGTTCCCGCTGGAGCCTCCCTGGGATACCACGGACAGAACCTCCCCGGAGCGGGGCAGCGGACTGTTCAAGCTGCCGCCAACACAGTCGTCTATTGCCCCACCGTCGCGACTCACTCCGCTGCGCTATCGACTGAATTATACCGCCGCGCCGACGCTGTCGGTAGCTGCAGAGAACCTGCATCAGGAGATCAATCACCCGTCCGAAAGTGAGTTTAATCCGCGCTACTGGCAGGGGATCATCAGAGCGCGCCCCAATCTTACCCAGACGGTCAACGTGTACGAACAGTATGCGAGTATTACCAACCAGGTAACCGCAGATCTGGAACGACAGGAGTTGTGGGAACCTTCGGCAGACTACGCCGACAGTGACTGGGACACCGCCCGTTTGCGGGCCCAGGGGAACACCAAAGCCGATTTCCGGGCCAGTAATTCCCTGAGTATCAGCCCCTTGCGCAGCATAGACTCCCTGCGCAGCAGCACGGTGGCGTACCACTTTGATACAACCCTGGGTCAGTACCGTCTGCGTGAACTGGAAGATCCGGACCCCGACGATCCGCGTTATGACTGGGAGAGTTCACCACTCGATCGTGACAGCATCACCCGGCATCGGGTGGCATCGAACCTGCAGTACCAGCTATTCTCCTTCAACCAGCAGCTGAGGGTTACCCACGATCTGCCACCATTGGATCAGCGTACGGAGTACAACCTTACCGCCCGCTACGGCTGGCGCTGGTACAGCGGCAGTCAGACATGGCGCGTCGTACAGGAGCCCGATGAGCCGCTGGACTGGCGGCCGCTTCAGTTTACCAATCGACTGGAGGCGTCCTCGCGCTGGTTCGTGAATCAGCAGGGGACCTACGTACTTGATGAACAGCGTCTTGACTCGCTGCGTTTTAATGCCCGAGCCGGCTATCTTACCGGTAATCTGAATTATTCCTACATGCGGCCGTACGTACTCACCACCGAACCGGTAGTTGGCTGGGAACGTGAGGAGGAGGCTGCGCTGGTAGCAGACACCGGCCGCATCGGTCTGCAGTACGAGTATCAGCCGGATCCGTTCTGGCGGAATCGGCTGGTGCTGTCCGGTGGACTGGATACCTCTCTCGCCATGAATTTTCAACGCTTTACCGAGAGCCGTATGGATGTCACTTTCAATTTCAAGATGGATCTGCACCAGCTGTTCCGGCTGGAGTTCTCCTCCACCTCGGCCAATTCGGTGGTGTATGCCTATGTGCCGGAGCTGGCTGACCAGGTTGGTGTGCCTGCCCTGAATCCGGTTGAGGATATCCTGAACGGTTTCCGGTTCTGGGATACCGAGGCCCGACGCGCTTCGAATTTCAACCTGAGCAGTATCGAGCTGAACGGTATATACCGGATGGGTGACTGGGACCTCTCTTTCGGATATACCGGCGAGCCGGTTCTGCGACCGGGAGCTCAGCAGTTTGAGTGGGATAATGTACTGAGCATCGATCTGATCTGGAAGCCGATACCTGAATTGAGTACCGAGATTACTATCGATGACGAGGGCATTCAATACTGA
- a CDS encoding hemolysin family protein, whose product MKHESLMRRLLGRSRPDRSQAYSTEEQDMIRGIIDLSSTTVKEVMVPRIDVAFVALEMDSASLLEKISESGYSRYPVYRETIDNVVGMLYAKDILQSLIQDDTINIERIIRKPYFVPESMRLDSLLREMKRRRVHIAIGVDEYGGVSGIVSMEDIIEEIIGDIQDEFDNEQEEILRIDSASYLCDARTSLEDLENTAGVEFEDRSFETLGGYVFDLFGKIPAKFEKVHRDGMDFIIQEMDGHKIRTIKVVVTEVVADEEDKP is encoded by the coding sequence TTGAAACATGAATCACTGATGCGCAGACTGCTCGGCAGATCCCGTCCGGATCGGTCGCAGGCGTACTCTACCGAGGAGCAGGACATGATTCGAGGAATCATCGACCTGTCCTCAACCACCGTCAAGGAGGTTATGGTTCCCCGCATCGATGTAGCCTTTGTCGCCCTGGAGATGGATTCTGCCTCTCTGCTTGAAAAGATTTCGGAAAGCGGCTATTCCCGGTATCCGGTGTATCGTGAAACGATCGATAACGTTGTCGGCATGCTGTATGCAAAAGATATTCTGCAATCACTGATTCAGGATGACACCATCAACATCGAACGGATTATTCGCAAGCCGTACTTCGTGCCGGAAAGCATGCGACTGGATTCACTGCTGCGAGAGATGAAACGCCGCCGGGTACATATCGCCATCGGGGTTGATGAGTACGGTGGTGTGAGCGGGATCGTGTCAATGGAGGATATCATCGAGGAGATTATCGGGGATATCCAGGATGAGTTCGATAACGAGCAGGAAGAGATCTTGCGGATCGATTCAGCTTCGTATCTGTGCGATGCCCGCACAAGCCTGGAGGATCTGGAAAACACCGCCGGGGTGGAGTTCGAGGATCGCAGTTTCGAAACCCTGGGCGGGTATGTCTTCGATCTGTTCGGAAAGATCCCGGCCAAGTTCGAAAAGGTGCACCGGGACGGTATGGATTTTATCATCCAGGAAATGGACGGCCACAAAATTCGCACGATCAAGGTTGTCGTAACCGAGGTTGTAGCGGATGAGGAGGACAAGCCCTGA
- the uvrA gene encoding excinuclease ABC subunit UvrA has protein sequence MKNLIVKGAREHNLQNIDIELPRDSLIVVSGLSGSGKSSLAFDTIFAEGQRRYVESLSAYARQFLGRMDKPDVDYIEGLSPAISIEQKTTNRNPRSTVGTVTEIYDYYRLLWARIGVPHDPVTGAPLVRQTVDEIINAILELPEGSRISILAPVIQGKKGQHKKVLEDARRAGFVRAMVNGSIHQLEDPLELDKQKKHSIEIVVDRLKLNHAGRSRIAEAVETALEAAGGRVWVTGSDPDGTALDREFSEHYRFADESMSLPELQPRLFSFNSPFGACPACSGLGMTLEYDLRKIIPDPALSFEDHGLAPYNPGSNWHRSKFAALADHLGFSLDTPYEELPDHIQHALLYGTEEAIEFSYVNRNQTGRFEYQEPFPGVFADLQRRYREASSERIREWLEGFMSQRPCTACDGRRLRHESLSVLVQGKSIIDATRMSVADSLDFFASLELSENQQQISSQILKEIRDRLHFLHSVGLSYLTLDRMSGTLSGGEAQRIRLATQIGSSLVGVLYILDEPSIGLHQRDNDRLIKTLEHLRNIGNTLIVVEHDEQTLRTADHIVDLGPGAGVHGGRVVAQGTVEQICAVPESLTGQYLSGTLRIDIPEQRRSGSGKELVIRGACEHNLKNIDAAFPLHALSIITGVSGSGKSTLLSDIMYPALANRLNRASMEVGSHAGIEGIQNLDKVINIDQSPIGRTPRSNPATYVGVYTAIRELFAAIPEAKARGYKPGRFSFNVKGGRCENCQGAGTIKIEMHFLPDVYVTCDVCNGKRFNTETLEIAYKGKTIYDVLEMTIEEGLAFFGAIPAITRKLQTLHDVGLDYIHLGQSALTLSGGEAQRVKLALELSKRSTGKTIYLLDEPTTGLHFADVKKLMEVLQVLVDQGNTVILIEHNLDVIAQADYILDLGPEGGDGGGTVVVAGPPEVVAAHHGSYTGQYLREHLETRP, from the coding sequence ATGAAAAACTTGATCGTCAAAGGTGCACGCGAGCACAACCTGCAAAATATAGATATTGAACTTCCGCGGGATTCCCTGATTGTAGTCTCGGGGCTGAGCGGTTCCGGCAAGTCATCCCTGGCGTTTGATACCATCTTTGCTGAGGGACAGCGGCGCTACGTGGAGTCACTTTCTGCGTATGCGCGACAATTCCTGGGACGGATGGACAAGCCGGACGTAGATTATATCGAAGGTCTTTCCCCGGCTATTTCGATTGAACAGAAAACCACCAATCGTAATCCGCGCTCGACAGTCGGCACGGTTACCGAGATATACGATTATTACCGTCTGCTGTGGGCACGAATCGGGGTGCCTCATGATCCGGTGACCGGTGCCCCCCTGGTTCGACAGACGGTTGATGAGATTATCAATGCAATCCTGGAGCTGCCAGAGGGGTCAAGGATCTCGATCCTTGCACCGGTAATTCAGGGAAAAAAGGGGCAGCACAAGAAGGTGCTGGAGGATGCCCGGCGGGCAGGATTTGTTCGTGCCATGGTCAACGGTTCGATCCACCAGCTGGAAGATCCGCTGGAGCTTGACAAGCAGAAGAAGCACTCGATCGAGATCGTGGTCGATCGCCTTAAACTTAACCACGCGGGACGCTCGCGTATTGCAGAGGCCGTCGAGACGGCGCTGGAGGCAGCTGGCGGCAGGGTATGGGTAACCGGGAGCGATCCGGACGGGACTGCCCTTGATCGCGAGTTCTCCGAGCATTACCGGTTTGCCGATGAATCCATGAGCCTGCCCGAGCTGCAACCGCGGCTGTTTTCCTTCAACAGCCCCTTCGGTGCCTGTCCCGCCTGTTCAGGGTTGGGTATGACCCTGGAGTACGATCTGCGCAAGATTATCCCCGATCCGGCGCTCTCCTTTGAGGACCATGGTCTGGCGCCGTATAATCCAGGTTCCAACTGGCACCGCAGCAAGTTTGCGGCCCTGGCTGATCATCTTGGCTTCAGTCTGGACACCCCGTACGAGGAACTGCCTGACCATATTCAGCACGCTTTACTGTATGGCACCGAAGAGGCAATCGAATTCAGCTACGTGAATCGCAACCAGACCGGCCGGTTCGAGTATCAGGAACCCTTTCCCGGGGTGTTTGCCGATCTGCAGCGCCGGTATCGGGAGGCGAGTTCAGAACGAATCCGTGAGTGGCTGGAAGGTTTTATGAGCCAGCGTCCCTGTACCGCCTGTGACGGTCGCCGGCTGCGCCATGAATCCTTGTCGGTATTGGTGCAGGGGAAAAGCATTATCGATGCCACGCGCATGTCGGTTGCCGATTCACTGGATTTTTTTGCCTCGCTCGAGTTAAGCGAGAATCAGCAGCAGATCTCCAGTCAGATCCTGAAGGAAATCCGTGATCGGCTGCACTTCCTGCACAGTGTAGGGTTGAGCTACCTGACCCTCGATCGTATGTCAGGGACCCTGAGCGGCGGAGAAGCCCAGCGTATCAGGCTGGCAACCCAGATCGGATCATCACTGGTCGGGGTGCTGTATATCCTGGATGAGCCGAGTATCGGTCTGCATCAGCGGGACAATGATCGCCTGATCAAAACCCTCGAACACCTGCGTAATATCGGCAATACCCTGATCGTGGTCGAGCATGATGAGCAGACACTCAGAACTGCTGACCATATTGTAGATCTGGGTCCCGGCGCCGGGGTGCATGGTGGTCGAGTGGTCGCGCAGGGAACAGTCGAGCAGATCTGTGCGGTTCCCGAGAGCCTTACCGGACAGTATCTGTCCGGCACACTGCGAATTGACATACCTGAACAGCGGCGTAGCGGCAGCGGCAAGGAGCTGGTGATCCGGGGAGCTTGCGAGCATAACCTGAAAAACATCGATGCCGCCTTTCCGCTGCATGCCCTGTCGATCATAACCGGGGTATCGGGATCAGGGAAATCAACCCTGTTGAGTGATATTATGTACCCTGCACTTGCCAACCGACTCAATCGGGCATCTATGGAGGTTGGCAGTCATGCTGGTATTGAAGGCATCCAGAATCTTGACAAGGTAATCAATATTGACCAGAGCCCGATCGGTCGCACACCGCGCTCCAATCCCGCCACGTACGTCGGGGTGTATACCGCTATACGGGAGCTGTTTGCCGCTATACCCGAGGCCAAGGCCCGGGGGTACAAGCCGGGGCGGTTCTCATTCAATGTAAAGGGCGGTCGCTGCGAGAACTGCCAGGGGGCCGGTACCATCAAGATAGAGATGCACTTTTTACCGGATGTGTATGTTACCTGCGATGTGTGCAACGGCAAGCGATTCAACACCGAGACCCTCGAGATCGCCTATAAAGGAAAAACCATCTACGATGTTCTGGAGATGACGATCGAGGAGGGGCTGGCTTTTTTCGGGGCTATCCCTGCAATCACCCGCAAGCTGCAGACCCTGCATGACGTCGGACTTGATTACATCCATCTGGGACAGTCGGCGCTCACCCTGTCCGGTGGTGAGGCGCAGCGGGTCAAGCTTGCCCTGGAATTGTCCAAACGGAGTACCGGGAAAACCATCTATCTGTTAGACGAACCAACCACCGGGCTGCATTTTGCAGATGTCAAGAAATTGATGGAGGTGCTGCAGGTACTGGTGGACCAGGGGAACACGGTAATCCTGATCGAGCATAATCTCGATGTAATCGCTCAGGCCGACTACATCCTCGATCTCGGTCCAGAGGGGGGCGACGGCGGCGGCACGGTAGTGGTGGCTGGCCCACCGGAGGTTGTCGCGGCTCATCACGGCTCCTACACCGGCCAGTATTTGCGCGAGCATCTGGAGACGAGGCCGTAG
- a CDS encoding tetratricopeptide repeat protein, which produces MQGTVRLLPTMLLLFVLTVAVTASPVDSYREARRLLDEGDQVAAVAGFRSAVAQNPRYLDAWIGLSEAFLQLQEFDEALAAVQRARELAGASLPVRNLHADILLSLGRIEDAERLYREVLQREPNNTDAIIGTAQIALARNNPEAASRVFARALERSPRNRTALLSLALVADAAGNYSAAERYIEQALAHHNNNPAVHYTAARLYLSRGQTEQAGFHIATALSLRDYYPDAMLLQGGLALQTGEPGQALAVMEQLLQNDPENVRAWYISAVAEHEQNRPEVAIRHLERALRLAPGNEYVRVVYETILRQDTDLEDPLRDAAALYHLDLADGYRNQNLLRRAQFHYRRALQLAPFSSRARRGYAAAFEEQQLYARYVEELLLLQDIGIDDQEIRDGIEIYSSMLLDSVGERWGIDQFELSRISVPVQIFMTGDLSDYPGAAGYLPSFIQDVFSANTRLEFAADAATAANEVEAFRIARDSGADYYLVFEPQVFDEGVQFAVGVYVARTGTRIASASVIREGAQSFSRALWVLQERTAGMFPMQAAVVERRFRHAVIDRGAMDGLEPGDELPIYSARSGMPRTDSPGLLFPDGAGLGRFVVEQVDDTIALGRITGGGFFDRVAVGDVVVKQPEDIPDPPRELGVFPPLYRQIRALD; this is translated from the coding sequence ATGCAAGGAACGGTGCGGCTGCTGCCGACAATGCTGCTTTTGTTTGTGCTGACGGTGGCTGTCACTGCATCACCGGTCGACAGTTACCGGGAGGCTCGGCGTTTGCTGGACGAAGGGGATCAGGTTGCGGCAGTTGCCGGGTTCCGGTCGGCGGTGGCGCAAAACCCCCGCTATCTTGATGCCTGGATCGGACTGAGCGAGGCCTTTCTGCAGCTGCAGGAATTCGATGAAGCCCTGGCGGCGGTGCAGCGTGCACGTGAGCTTGCCGGCGCGTCTCTGCCGGTACGTAATCTCCATGCCGATATATTGTTGTCGCTGGGCAGAATCGAGGATGCCGAACGGCTGTATCGCGAAGTGCTGCAGCGGGAGCCGAACAATACCGATGCAATTATTGGCACTGCCCAGATAGCACTGGCACGCAACAACCCGGAGGCAGCCTCCCGGGTGTTTGCACGAGCACTGGAACGCTCACCGCGAAACCGCACTGCCTTGCTTTCTCTGGCGCTGGTAGCCGACGCGGCGGGGAATTACTCTGCTGCCGAGCGCTATATCGAGCAGGCTCTTGCTCACCATAATAACAATCCGGCGGTTCACTATACCGCGGCCAGGCTGTATCTGTCGCGTGGTCAGACGGAACAGGCCGGCTTTCATATTGCGACGGCCTTGAGTTTGCGCGACTATTATCCTGATGCCATGCTGCTGCAGGGCGGCCTTGCCCTGCAAACCGGCGAGCCCGGACAGGCGCTGGCGGTTATGGAACAGCTGTTGCAAAACGATCCCGAGAATGTACGGGCCTGGTACATCTCGGCAGTAGCAGAGCACGAACAGAATCGCCCGGAAGTGGCAATCCGTCACCTGGAGCGGGCCTTGCGACTGGCTCCCGGGAACGAGTATGTCCGCGTGGTATATGAGACCATTCTTCGCCAGGATACCGACCTGGAAGATCCTCTGCGAGACGCAGCGGCTCTCTATCATCTCGATCTGGCCGATGGATACCGGAATCAGAATCTCCTGCGGCGGGCTCAGTTTCACTACCGGCGAGCGCTCCAGCTTGCCCCGTTTTCATCGCGGGCCCGGCGCGGCTATGCCGCGGCGTTCGAGGAGCAACAGCTGTATGCCAGGTATGTCGAGGAGCTGCTGCTGCTGCAAGACATCGGAATAGACGACCAGGAAATTCGCGACGGGATCGAGATCTACTCCAGCATGCTGCTCGATTCTGTCGGGGAGCGGTGGGGCATCGATCAGTTCGAGCTTTCCCGGATTTCTGTGCCGGTTCAGATATTTATGACCGGGGATCTGTCCGACTATCCCGGGGCTGCAGGGTATCTGCCGTCGTTTATCCAGGATGTGTTCAGCGCCAATACCCGGCTGGAGTTCGCTGCAGATGCTGCGACCGCTGCCAATGAAGTAGAGGCATTTCGCATCGCTCGCGATTCCGGGGCAGACTATTATCTGGTATTTGAGCCGCAGGTGTTTGATGAGGGGGTACAGTTTGCCGTTGGTGTCTATGTGGCACGTACCGGTACCCGGATCGCATCGGCCTCGGTAATCCGCGAGGGGGCGCAGTCGTTCAGCAGGGCGCTCTGGGTGCTGCAGGAGCGGACTGCCGGTATGTTTCCGATGCAGGCTGCAGTTGTGGAGCGACGCTTTCGCCATGCAGTAATCGATCGGGGCGCCATGGACGGTCTTGAGCCAGGCGATGAACTGCCGATCTATTCGGCCCGCAGCGGCATGCCCCGCACTGATTCTCCCGGACTGCTGTTTCCTGATGGAGCCGGACTCGGTCGTTTTGTGGTTGAACAGGTGGACGATACGATAGCGCTCGGCCGGATAACAGGCGGGGGATTCTTTGATCGGGTCGCTGTTGGTGATGTAGTTGTCAAACAGCCCGAGGATATCCCGGATCCCCCACGGGAGCTGGGGGTCTTTCCTCCGTTGTACCGGCAAATTCGGGCTCTCGATTGA